CTACCTGTATATATGGATTGGCTGGCTTGCTCCAGTGCTACTTTCTCAACCTGTATGTTTATAAAGAAACAGATATTCACATACGCCCGTGGGAGCATCCTGGGAAAAAGGTTTCCCGAACTTCCCAGGGGTCAGAGAGGAGGAAAACAAAatctgcgccccccccgccccccctaacTTCTCCCCACCCGGTTTTCACCCGGGGGTGTTTAACAAAACTtccagccagcaggggcaggaagTGATGAAACGGCGGGAGTAGCGTGGTCCCCAGCCTTTGGTGAAGCTGATCCGGACGGTATGGATGTCACAGGGCCCGTCGCTCAGgccttgccacccagccaggttgccTGCATGCTCGAAGTCGAAGACCTTgatggagaagccaggcaggacCTTGTGCACCACTGGGCTGCCCAGAGGCCCCAGGGTGGGGGAGCTGACGAACAGGGGGTGCTCGCTGCGGTTGTAGGCCCAGACGCTGCCGGCTTCTTGGCTCAGCACCAGCCCTTGGCCGATCTTGCCCCGTGCCCGCTGGACGGCCTGGCTACGGCTCCTCGGCGTCAGCTGAGCCAGGCAGAAACCGCTGCCTGCTGGGAGGTCAGAGAAGACGTTCACGGAGTCGTTCTGCACAGGGTAGAGTCTCCCCACTCGCAAGCGGTATTCCCAGTACGCCAGCCTGCACCAGTAGCCATCTCTGAGGGAGCGCTGAGAGACGCTGGTGTCTGCgggaagagaggggggaaggaGCACGTGAAGCACAGGGCACGGCTTGGCACCGGGAGACGACCCTTCCAGGTTTCCAAACCGTGCGGCTGTACTCGGTGACTTGGTAGTTGATCAAAATAGCTAGGAGACCGTCTCCTGATAGCTGAGGATCTCTCTGTCTTTTTGAATGAGATACCCATCAGAGCTTGGGAAAGGTGGCAGACCTCCAGCTGAGGGTGTACAAAGGAGTGAGAGAGATCATGGGTTGGCTGAAGGCatgttgggagtgccagggctcCCTGTGTGGATCTGGTGGGCTAGTGGATCCGCTGctttgcattattttattttatactttatttttatttttcacacttatatcctgctcttcctctgaggagctcagaacagtgtacatggttatttttatcctcacaacagccctgtgtggtaggttaggctgagagatacatgactgtcccagagtcacccagtaagtttcatggttgaatggggattcgtactcgggtcttcctggtcctaatccaacactctaaccactacgctatgctggctctatgTAGAAAGCATAGTCTCCATTCTTCTGTTCATGAGCTGCTTGGATATGTTTAAATAAAGCCAACATTATAGTGCCATCCAGTTCTATCCAAACCAAATCCCCATTTGCCAGcaatgcccagcaactcctcGCAACTTGTAGAATCGGGACGTGACTTAACAATATACTGTCGAGAGGTAAAAAATGCCCCTGTGTAAAATGGCAGGCCGTGTACAGCACGGCGCCTTAGCGCTCATGCGCGCGCATTGACCAGCATGCGCGCTCCGCTTC
The Hemicordylus capensis ecotype Gifberg chromosome 14, rHemCap1.1.pri, whole genome shotgun sequence genome window above contains:
- the LOC128337030 gene encoding mothers against decapentaplegic homolog 6-like, translated to MFRTRRASLVQRLWRLRCATAPGLDDSHGAALKPAAHALFKKLKDWELELLLQAVESRGASESGCLWVEPRGPKPSLSASLLLCRLYRWPDLRHSHELKRLSCCQSAGGEGTVHCCNPHHLSRIAAPETPPPPYFKISPLVIPLKCTNTVDNNRKIRQDTSVSQRSLRDGYWCRLAYWEYRLRVGRLYPVQNDSVNVFSDLPAGSGFCLAQLTPRSRSQAVQRARGKIGQGLVLSQEAGSVWAYNRSEHPLFVSSPTLGPLGSPVVHKVLPGFSIKVFDFEHAGNLAGWQGLSDGPCDIHTVRISFTKGWGPRYSRRFITSCPCWLEVLLNTPG